A genomic window from Candidatus Poseidoniia archaeon includes:
- a CDS encoding V-type ATP synthase subunit D translates to MSIADVKPTRSELIATRRRIKLSISGHKLLKMKRDGLIMEFFELLPKVKDMRAQLSGLYGEAIEMLAVAMAADGKSALSSAANCVRTPPEVILTQRNIMGVVVPGIEVSQIQKSVEERGYGLIGTSVRVDEAVHAFEQLAAKIMEAAELETTMKKLLDEIEATKRRVNALEFKVIPQLEEIASYITLRLEELERENIFRLKRIKG, encoded by the coding sequence GTGAGCATCGCGGACGTCAAGCCGACGCGGTCCGAGCTGATTGCGACCCGTCGGCGCATCAAGCTCTCCATCAGCGGCCACAAGCTGCTGAAGATGAAGCGCGACGGCCTCATCATGGAATTCTTCGAGCTGCTCCCGAAAGTCAAGGACATGCGTGCGCAGCTCTCGGGACTCTACGGCGAAGCGATCGAGATGCTGGCAGTCGCGATGGCCGCCGATGGTAAGAGCGCCTTGAGTTCGGCCGCCAACTGCGTCCGCACACCGCCCGAGGTCATCCTGACGCAGCGCAACATCATGGGCGTCGTTGTTCCCGGCATCGAGGTCTCGCAAATCCAGAAATCGGTTGAGGAGCGGGGCTACGGGCTCATCGGTACTTCAGTGCGAGTCGACGAGGCGGTGCACGCCTTTGAGCAATTGGCTGCAAAAATCATGGAAGCCGCCGAGCTGGAGACGACAATGAAGAAGCTGCTCGACGAAATCGAAGCCACGAAACGCCGCGTTAACGCGCTCGAGTTCAAGGTCATCCCGCAGCTGGAAGAAATCGCCAGCTACATCACCCTGCGTCTCGAGGAGCTTGAGCGCGAAAACATTTTCCGCCTCAAGCGTATCAAGGG